One genomic window of Camelina sativa cultivar DH55 chromosome 5, Cs, whole genome shotgun sequence includes the following:
- the LOC104787381 gene encoding CST complex subunit TEN1 isoform X1, translated as MANSQMEPGAPITLQELYPSSPFYKEAVSLRVTGMLRGYSVETAIGVIEDGGKSLRINTQNLRDVSFRVGSIYQFIGELHIEQSNNEAILQARTGRNVDGIDMNLYRKTVELLRQFLKEEGNSNMVE; from the exons ATGGCGAATTCTCAAATGGAACCTGGTGCTCCCATTACTCTACAAGAGTTGTACCCTTCTTCTCCGTTTTACAAGGAAGCTGTTTCACTCAGAGTTACAGGAAT GTTGAGAGGGTACTCAGTTGAGACAGCTATAGGTGTTATTGAAGATGGAGGCAAAAGTCTCAGAATCAATACTCAAAACCTAAGAGATGTTAGTTTCAGGGTTGGTTCAATCTACCAGTTCATTGGAGAGTTACACATTGAACAATCTAATAATGAG GCGATCTTGCAGGCTCGAACAGGAAGAAATGTGGATGGAATCGATATGAACCTCTACCGTAAGACAGTTGAACTCCTAAGACAATTTCTAAAAGAAGAAGGCAACAGCAATATGGTTGAATGA
- the LOC104787381 gene encoding CST complex subunit TEN1 isoform X2: MANSQMEPGAPITLQELYPSSPFYKEAVSLRVTGMLRGYSVETAIGVIEDGGKSLRINTQNLRDVSFRVGSIYQFIGELHIEQSNNEARTGRNVDGIDMNLYRKTVELLRQFLKEEGNSNMVE, encoded by the exons ATGGCGAATTCTCAAATGGAACCTGGTGCTCCCATTACTCTACAAGAGTTGTACCCTTCTTCTCCGTTTTACAAGGAAGCTGTTTCACTCAGAGTTACAGGAAT GTTGAGAGGGTACTCAGTTGAGACAGCTATAGGTGTTATTGAAGATGGAGGCAAAAGTCTCAGAATCAATACTCAAAACCTAAGAGATGTTAGTTTCAGGGTTGGTTCAATCTACCAGTTCATTGGAGAGTTACACATTGAACAATCTAATAATGAG GCTCGAACAGGAAGAAATGTGGATGGAATCGATATGAACCTCTACCGTAAGACAGTTGAACTCCTAAGACAATTTCTAAAAGAAGAAGGCAACAGCAATATGGTTGAATGA